In Gordonia iterans, the following proteins share a genomic window:
- a CDS encoding enoyl-CoA hydratase/isomerase family protein: MTDRFTTLHDDGVLELTVSLTTAGNSLDHEAVLAGRAALQSVMRGHLKARSVLLTGRGDNFCAGGNVKHFHDAPQRGEFLRGLAHDLHGLLSDLHTTALPTVAAAQGWAAGAGMSIVLHADFAVGGPSSKLRPAYPGIGLSPDGGMSWLLPRIVGLGRARTILLRDEVLDAQSALELSILSELVDDGQVKPRARAIAAELAAGPSGSYAAIRRLLFASSSNTLSEQLHAEAETIAAVAVTGEGIEGVNAFAEKRSPDFPSARG, translated from the coding sequence ATGACTGACCGATTCACCACATTGCACGACGACGGAGTCCTGGAGCTGACCGTCTCCTTGACGACCGCAGGCAACTCCCTCGACCACGAGGCCGTGCTGGCCGGCCGCGCGGCCCTGCAGTCGGTGATGCGCGGTCATCTGAAGGCACGCTCGGTCCTTCTCACCGGCCGCGGCGACAACTTCTGCGCGGGCGGCAACGTGAAGCACTTCCACGACGCCCCGCAGCGCGGCGAGTTCCTGCGCGGCCTCGCCCACGATCTGCACGGCCTTCTGTCGGATCTGCACACCACCGCGCTGCCCACCGTCGCCGCGGCCCAGGGGTGGGCCGCGGGCGCCGGCATGTCGATCGTCCTGCACGCGGACTTCGCGGTAGGCGGGCCGTCGAGCAAGCTGCGGCCGGCGTACCCGGGCATCGGCCTCTCCCCCGACGGCGGCATGTCATGGCTGCTGCCGCGGATCGTCGGCCTGGGCCGAGCACGCACCATTCTGCTGCGCGACGAGGTGCTCGATGCGCAGTCCGCCCTCGAGCTGAGCATCCTCAGCGAACTGGTCGACGACGGTCAGGTGAAGCCCCGCGCCCGCGCGATCGCCGCCGAACTGGCCGCCGGTCCCAGCGGGTCGTACGCCGCGATCCGGCGGCTCCTGTTCGCGTCGTCGTCGAACACCCTGAGCGAACAGTTGCACGCCGAAGCCGAGACGATCGCCGCCGTCGCCGTCACCGGCGAGGGCATCGAGGGTGTGAACGCCTTCGCGGAGAAGCGATCCCCCGACTTCCCCTCCGCCCGCGGCTGA
- a CDS encoding ATP-dependent DNA helicase RecG: MTKGSSTAGRFGMATELSDTSLDPGLVAKLADLELVTVGELLRYAPRRYLARGDTADDELPEVGSWVNVVGHVTRAEMIPMKRKSGSFLKVVVNDGRRTYEVSFFNARWMKKRLLPGTRLALAGTVKYYRGQIQLSHPEWLILPDAFDDRVVGSSMLTEMYDEQAESDPDHVASAEDMDHFSRDIVPMYPATKNVQTWEIWRAIRQILGELPPAEDALTGAQRAERGLITSDEAIRKIHLPQTQADIAEAKARLKFDEALAVQTALAQSRIAAGTESAHACPHVPGGLEDALLAALPFELTAGQREVLGEIGHDIGERHPMNRLLQGEVGSGKTLVSLLAMLRVVDNGHQCAVLAPTEVLAAQHYRTVMTMLGDLARGGELGAADGATQVALLTGSQKTAERKRNLLDIVTGQAGIVIGTHALLEDNVEFFDLGMVVVDEQHRFGVEQRDTLRAKGRVNRPHFLVMTATPIPRTVAMITFGDLETSTMSELPRGRQPISTTVVPMDRPKWVDRVWERAEEEIAQGRQVYVVCTRIGDEKSNADSDEVSVLEQWERLTRSGPLVHRTIAYLHGRMPADEKTEVMDRFTRGELDVLVSTTVIEVGVDVPNATMMVIVNAERFGVSQLHQLRGRVGRGRHAGLCLLLTTAKDGTSARARLEAVAGSNDGFELARIDLEARREGDVLGAAQSGGKSSLHFLSLLEDADVIADARELATEVVLADLPLAAHPALADLVDSVLLPSKLGYLEKS; the protein is encoded by the coding sequence ATGACGAAGGGCAGCAGCACCGCCGGGCGGTTCGGTATGGCGACCGAGCTGTCGGACACCTCCCTGGATCCCGGGCTGGTCGCCAAGCTCGCGGACCTCGAATTGGTGACAGTGGGGGAGTTGTTGCGCTATGCGCCCCGGCGCTACCTGGCGCGCGGTGACACCGCGGACGACGAGTTGCCCGAAGTGGGCAGCTGGGTCAACGTGGTCGGACACGTGACCCGGGCCGAGATGATCCCGATGAAGCGCAAGTCGGGCAGTTTCCTGAAGGTCGTGGTGAACGACGGTCGCCGCACCTACGAGGTCAGCTTCTTCAACGCGCGGTGGATGAAGAAGCGGTTGCTGCCCGGGACGCGGCTCGCGCTGGCCGGCACGGTCAAGTATTACCGCGGGCAGATCCAGCTGTCGCACCCGGAGTGGCTGATCCTCCCGGACGCCTTCGACGACCGTGTCGTCGGGTCGTCGATGCTCACCGAGATGTACGACGAACAGGCGGAGTCCGATCCCGATCACGTCGCGTCGGCCGAGGACATGGATCACTTCTCCCGGGACATCGTGCCCATGTATCCGGCCACCAAGAACGTCCAGACCTGGGAGATCTGGCGCGCGATCCGGCAGATCCTCGGCGAGCTCCCGCCCGCGGAGGACGCGCTGACCGGCGCGCAGCGAGCCGAACGCGGACTGATCACCAGTGATGAGGCGATCCGGAAGATTCATCTGCCCCAGACGCAGGCCGACATCGCCGAAGCCAAGGCGCGGTTGAAGTTCGACGAGGCGCTGGCCGTGCAGACCGCTCTGGCGCAGAGCCGCATAGCCGCGGGCACCGAGTCGGCGCACGCCTGCCCGCACGTGCCGGGCGGCCTGGAGGACGCGTTGCTCGCCGCGCTGCCGTTCGAACTCACTGCGGGCCAGCGCGAGGTGCTCGGCGAGATCGGGCACGATATCGGGGAGCGCCATCCGATGAACCGGCTGCTCCAGGGCGAGGTCGGTTCGGGTAAGACGCTGGTCTCCCTGCTCGCGATGCTGCGGGTGGTCGACAACGGTCATCAGTGCGCCGTCCTGGCGCCGACGGAAGTCCTCGCCGCGCAGCACTATCGGACGGTGATGACGATGCTCGGTGATCTGGCCCGGGGCGGCGAGCTGGGCGCCGCCGACGGCGCCACCCAGGTGGCGCTGCTGACCGGTTCTCAGAAGACCGCCGAGCGGAAGCGGAATCTGCTCGACATCGTGACCGGACAGGCGGGCATCGTCATCGGCACGCATGCGCTGCTGGAGGACAACGTCGAGTTCTTCGATCTGGGGATGGTCGTCGTCGACGAGCAGCACCGTTTCGGCGTCGAACAGCGGGACACGTTGCGCGCCAAGGGAAGGGTGAACCGTCCGCACTTCCTGGTGATGACGGCGACGCCGATCCCGCGGACGGTCGCGATGATCACCTTCGGCGACCTGGAGACCTCGACCATGAGCGAGCTGCCGCGGGGCAGACAGCCGATCTCGACCACGGTGGTACCGATGGACCGGCCCAAGTGGGTGGATCGCGTGTGGGAGCGCGCCGAGGAAGAGATCGCACAGGGGCGGCAGGTGTACGTGGTGTGCACCAGGATCGGCGACGAGAAGTCGAATGCGGACTCCGACGAGGTCTCCGTCCTGGAGCAGTGGGAGCGGCTGACGCGGTCCGGCCCGCTGGTGCACCGCACGATCGCCTACCTGCACGGGCGCATGCCGGCCGACGAGAAGACCGAGGTGATGGACCGCTTCACGCGCGGTGAGCTGGACGTGCTGGTCTCCACCACGGTGATCGAGGTCGGCGTCGACGTGCCGAACGCGACGATGATGGTAATCGTGAACGCCGAGCGTTTCGGCGTGAGCCAGCTGCACCAGCTCCGCGGCCGCGTGGGTCGTGGCCGGCACGCGGGACTGTGTCTGCTGCTGACCACGGCCAAGGACGGCACGAGTGCGCGGGCCCGGCTGGAGGCCGTCGCCGGCTCCAACGACGGTTTCGAACTGGCCCGCATCGATCTCGAAGCGCGCCGCGAAGGCGACGTTCTGGGGGCGGCGCAGTCGGGCGGGAAGTCGTCGTTGCACTTCCTGAGTCTGCTCGAGGATGCCGACGTCATCGCTGACGCCCGCGAGCTGGCGACGGAGGTCGTGCTGGCCGATCTGCCGCTGGCCGCCCACCCCGCGCTCGCGGACCTGGTCGACTCGGTGCTGCTGCCGTCGAAGCTCGGCTACCTGGAGAAGTCGTAG
- a CDS encoding gamma carbonic anhydrase family protein, which produces MAVYALGDREPVLGTDVYIHPDATVIGDVTLGDGVSVWPGAVLRGDYGSITVGARTNIQDGTVVHCTFAEATVIGAGCVVGHNAHIEGAVIGDDCLIASGSVVLNGSTIGANSVVGAGAVVPYKTEIPPRSMAVGVPAKVREGVEVPEGHVAGNTELYFQNARYYADNLRRLD; this is translated from the coding sequence ATGGCTGTCTACGCACTCGGCGATCGTGAACCGGTACTCGGCACAGACGTGTACATCCACCCCGACGCGACGGTGATCGGCGACGTCACCCTCGGTGACGGGGTCTCGGTGTGGCCCGGGGCGGTGCTGCGCGGCGACTACGGCAGCATCACGGTCGGCGCGCGCACCAACATTCAGGACGGCACCGTCGTTCACTGCACCTTCGCCGAGGCGACCGTGATCGGCGCGGGTTGCGTAGTGGGGCACAACGCGCACATCGAGGGGGCGGTGATCGGCGACGACTGTCTGATCGCATCCGGTTCGGTGGTCCTGAACGGTTCGACGATCGGCGCCAACTCGGTCGTCGGCGCGGGCGCGGTGGTGCCGTACAAGACTGAGATCCCGCCGAGGTCGATGGCGGTGGGCGTGCCGGCGAAGGTGCGCGAGGGCGTCGAGGTTCCCGAGGGGCACGTGGCCGGCAACACCGAGCTCTACTTCCAGAACGCGCGGTACTACGCCGACAACCTCCGGCGGCTCGACTGA
- a CDS encoding uracil-DNA glycosylase, whose translation MARALAELVDPGWARALAPVGDQIGVMGDFLRAENAAGRGYLPAGENVLRAFARPFDDVRVLIVGQDPYPTPGHAVGLSFSVAPEVSPIPRSLANIYTEYCDDLGYPYPSNGDLSPWADNGVLLLNRVLTVQPREPGSHRRKGWEAVTECAIRALAARDEPLVAILWGNDARSTAQWLPDVPTIESVHPSPLSASRGFFGSKPFSRANEELLDLGGEPVDWRLP comes from the coding sequence ATGGCCAGAGCACTGGCCGAACTGGTCGATCCCGGCTGGGCGCGGGCACTGGCCCCGGTCGGGGACCAGATCGGGGTGATGGGCGACTTCTTGCGGGCCGAGAACGCCGCCGGCCGGGGATACCTGCCGGCCGGAGAGAACGTGCTGCGCGCCTTCGCCCGGCCGTTCGACGACGTGCGGGTGCTGATCGTCGGGCAGGATCCGTACCCCACGCCGGGGCACGCGGTCGGTCTGAGTTTCTCTGTGGCGCCGGAGGTCTCACCGATTCCGCGGTCCCTGGCCAACATCTACACCGAGTACTGCGACGACCTGGGCTACCCGTACCCGTCGAACGGCGACCTGAGTCCGTGGGCCGACAACGGCGTGCTGCTGCTGAACCGGGTACTGACAGTGCAGCCCCGTGAGCCCGGCTCGCATCGCCGGAAGGGCTGGGAAGCGGTGACCGAGTGCGCGATCCGGGCGCTCGCCGCCCGGGACGAGCCGCTCGTGGCGATCCTCTGGGGCAACGATGCGCGCTCGACCGCGCAATGGCTGCCGGATGTCCCGACGATCGAGTCGGTGCACCCGTCGCCGCTGTCGGCCTCCCGCGGCTTCTTCGGTTCCAAGCCCTTCTCCCGCGCGAACGAGGAACTGCTCGACCTGGGCGGCGAGCCGGTCGACTGGCGTCTGCCCTGA
- a CDS encoding heparan-alpha-glucosaminide N-acetyltransferase domain-containing protein, producing the protein MTSTDTLADRLRRNVARLEPPGRYPGIDLARGLAVLGMFAVHLMALPVVEWSRPDTWTGLAAGRSSILFATLAGVSIALSRGRGRSPQTDGLLAARALIIWLLGMLLVLLDLPVYVILPAYGILFLIAIGLVRLSDRGLWVVAGVCATAGPAIVLVVNTGWPPGGGRPAAVDTAADMTGWHYPFVAWTAFLAVGVIVGRRLADGQFNALRLVASGVLLASVGYGLIGAAAARWSLPVLSSEPHSSGIGEVVGSGGFVLAAIGLCCLVTQTRVRGVLFPLRAVGSMPLTAYTVHLLVWAGWIALWPVDGLAGFRALDMFWPITAGVVAGCTAWALLLGNGPLERAVSRAAGWIARPISPAPGV; encoded by the coding sequence ATGACGAGCACCGACACGCTGGCCGACCGGCTCCGCAGGAATGTCGCGCGACTGGAACCACCCGGACGCTACCCCGGAATCGACCTGGCGCGCGGACTGGCGGTGCTCGGGATGTTCGCGGTTCACCTGATGGCGTTGCCCGTCGTCGAGTGGTCTCGCCCGGACACCTGGACGGGGCTGGCCGCGGGCCGGTCGTCGATCCTGTTCGCCACTCTCGCCGGGGTTTCGATCGCCCTCAGCCGGGGACGCGGGCGGTCTCCGCAGACGGACGGGCTCCTGGCCGCACGGGCGCTGATCATCTGGCTGCTCGGGATGCTCCTGGTGCTGCTCGATCTGCCCGTGTACGTGATCCTGCCCGCTTACGGAATCCTGTTCCTCATCGCGATCGGTCTTGTCCGGCTGTCCGACCGGGGACTGTGGGTCGTGGCCGGGGTGTGTGCCACGGCCGGGCCGGCGATCGTCCTCGTCGTGAACACCGGGTGGCCGCCGGGCGGAGGCCGGCCGGCGGCGGTGGACACGGCGGCCGACATGACGGGCTGGCACTATCCGTTCGTCGCGTGGACGGCCTTTCTGGCCGTCGGCGTGATCGTCGGCCGTCGGCTCGCCGACGGGCAGTTCAACGCGCTGCGGCTGGTGGCCTCAGGGGTGCTTCTCGCGTCGGTCGGCTACGGACTTATCGGCGCCGCCGCCGCCCGCTGGTCGCTGCCGGTCCTCAGCAGCGAGCCTCACTCCTCGGGGATCGGCGAGGTGGTCGGTTCGGGCGGGTTCGTGCTCGCCGCGATCGGGCTCTGCTGCCTGGTGACGCAGACCCGCGTGCGAGGAGTTCTGTTTCCGTTGCGCGCAGTGGGCTCGATGCCGTTGACCGCGTACACGGTGCACCTGCTGGTCTGGGCCGGATGGATCGCGCTCTGGCCGGTCGACGGACTCGCCGGATTCCGTGCGCTCGACATGTTCTGGCCGATCACGGCCGGGGTGGTGGCCGGCTGCACGGCCTGGGCGCTGCTGCTGGGCAACGGTCCGCTGGAGCGGGCGGTGTCACGCGCGGCCGGATGGATCGCCCGGCCGATCTCGCCGGCGCCCGGCGTGTGA
- a CDS encoding DAK2 domain-containing protein, whose translation MQPVSGAQPVSGAQPVGGVHAIGASAPISPGLIRDWARACADGLAEQRGEINDLNVFPIPDADTGSNMAFTMAGAADALDDLPVDADLCTVTRTLADGAVANARGNSGIILSQILMGLADAADLATADNDPSFNRLTASGLRLASLSAQRAVSVPREGTVLTVLRVAADVAAREVHSAPADLVRAVADEAAIALEETTEQMIELANAGVVDAGARGFLVLLDAMVLVVTGVANRRRTYRGSMTDTGHAGGECSGSGDTDFEVMYILVADDGTRIAALRDELGQLGDSVVIVGDSSADAEQFSVHVHTDVPGEAIEAGLRVGEVRDIRISCFLLDEVRKDPGANEPPPRHKRAVLVLAQGDGAAELFADAGAVVVRTDHGIHPATVAEAIRAADSAHTIVMGNGMIASADLVSVGADARSSKRSLVFIPTLSMVQCLAALAVHEPAESPDVDAFAMAEAAAATRWGSLRRSTSRMMTLVGTCELGDTLGLIGSDVLVIDDDQALAAAKLLDLMLGTGGELVTILVGRDLCAETRARISEHLHREYPGIELAMYDGGQTGQLLQIGVE comes from the coding sequence ATGCAGCCGGTCAGCGGAGCGCAGCCGGTCAGCGGAGCGCAGCCGGTCGGCGGCGTGCACGCGATCGGCGCGAGCGCGCCGATCAGCCCCGGTCTGATCCGCGACTGGGCGCGGGCCTGCGCGGACGGCCTCGCCGAGCAACGCGGCGAGATCAATGACCTCAACGTGTTCCCCATCCCGGACGCGGACACCGGAAGCAACATGGCGTTCACCATGGCCGGAGCCGCGGATGCACTCGACGACCTGCCCGTCGACGCCGATCTGTGCACCGTCACGCGCACGCTCGCCGACGGTGCGGTGGCGAATGCGCGGGGCAACTCGGGAATCATCCTGTCGCAGATCCTGATGGGCCTGGCCGATGCCGCCGACCTGGCGACCGCGGACAACGACCCGAGTTTCAACCGGCTCACCGCCAGCGGGCTGCGCCTGGCTTCGCTGTCGGCGCAGCGTGCGGTGAGCGTTCCGCGGGAGGGCACGGTGCTCACCGTGCTCCGGGTGGCCGCCGACGTGGCGGCACGCGAGGTCCACTCCGCTCCGGCCGATCTGGTCCGGGCCGTCGCCGACGAGGCGGCGATCGCACTGGAGGAGACCACCGAGCAGATGATCGAGCTCGCCAATGCGGGTGTCGTCGACGCCGGTGCGCGGGGGTTCCTGGTGCTGCTCGACGCGATGGTGCTCGTCGTGACCGGCGTCGCGAATCGCCGTCGTACCTACCGCGGGTCGATGACCGACACCGGGCATGCCGGCGGCGAGTGCTCCGGCTCGGGCGACACCGACTTCGAGGTGATGTACATCCTGGTCGCCGACGACGGCACCCGAATCGCCGCGCTGCGCGACGAACTCGGTCAGCTGGGCGATTCGGTGGTGATCGTGGGCGACAGCTCCGCGGACGCCGAGCAGTTCTCGGTTCACGTGCACACCGATGTGCCCGGCGAGGCGATCGAGGCGGGGCTCCGGGTCGGCGAGGTGCGGGACATCCGGATCAGCTGCTTTCTGCTCGACGAGGTGCGCAAGGACCCCGGCGCCAACGAGCCGCCGCCGCGGCACAAGCGTGCGGTGCTGGTGCTCGCCCAGGGTGACGGCGCGGCGGAGCTCTTCGCCGACGCGGGCGCCGTGGTGGTGCGGACCGATCACGGGATCCATCCGGCGACAGTCGCCGAGGCGATCCGTGCGGCCGACAGCGCGCACACGATCGTCATGGGCAACGGCATGATCGCGTCCGCCGACCTGGTGTCGGTGGGTGCGGACGCGCGCTCGTCCAAACGGTCTCTCGTATTCATCCCCACGCTGTCGATGGTGCAGTGCCTCGCCGCGCTGGCCGTGCACGAGCCGGCCGAGTCGCCGGACGTGGACGCGTTCGCCATGGCCGAGGCCGCCGCCGCCACGCGCTGGGGATCGCTGCGCCGATCGACGTCGCGGATGATGACGCTGGTCGGCACCTGCGAGCTCGGCGACACCCTCGGACTGATCGGTTCGGACGTGCTGGTGATCGACGACGACCAGGCGCTCGCCGCGGCCAAGCTGCTCGACTTGATGCTGGGCACCGGCGGCGAGCTGGTCACGATCCTGGTCGGCCGGGACCTGTGCGCCGAAACCCGTGCGCGGATCTCCGAGCACCTGCACCGTGAGTACCCGGGCATCGAGCTGGCGATGTACGACGGCGGCCAGACCGGCCAGCTGCTGCAGATCGGCGTCGAATAG
- a CDS encoding DUF3515 domain-containing protein yields the protein MTEEDSKADREQEDDGSDAAAPGSAPASDQPVRLSPALIATLVTIPIVVITAFVVYAVIKSNEIPQTPIQSYPTSNLTAETQACGPLIEKLPDSFGEYRDKTVDGHLVRWTDPDSATNEPLELRCGVARPEGLAPTSSLQVVHPVQWFITDTDENRGQAYVLVDRRPYIAVWVPAGAGNAALTDISGIVAELEPAPLDFG from the coding sequence ATGACCGAAGAGGATTCGAAGGCCGATCGCGAGCAGGAGGACGACGGCTCCGACGCCGCCGCACCGGGGAGCGCTCCCGCATCCGACCAGCCGGTCCGGCTGAGTCCCGCGCTGATCGCGACGCTGGTGACCATCCCGATCGTGGTGATCACCGCCTTCGTCGTGTATGCGGTGATCAAATCCAATGAGATTCCGCAGACTCCCATCCAGAGCTACCCGACGTCGAACCTGACCGCCGAGACCCAGGCGTGCGGCCCGTTGATCGAGAAGCTCCCGGATTCGTTCGGCGAGTATCGCGACAAGACGGTCGACGGCCATCTGGTCCGGTGGACAGATCCCGATTCGGCGACCAACGAGCCGCTGGAATTGCGTTGCGGCGTGGCTCGGCCGGAAGGGCTGGCACCGACCAGTTCACTCCAGGTGGTGCATCCGGTGCAGTGGTTCATCACCGACACCGACGAGAACCGCGGGCAGGCGTACGTGCTGGTCGACCGCCGCCCCTACATCGCGGTCTGGGTGCCCGCCGGGGCCGGCAACGCCGCGCTCACCGACATCTCCGGGATCGTGGCCGAACTCGAACCGGCGCCGCTGGACTTCGGATAG
- a CDS encoding HNH endonuclease family protein yields the protein MRLLRDIELQIRTARHKRRDGRIRLTGRHWSALIGFAATAVIVAAGLGWHQTAPPPVDPTRVAQARTALAALVVVEHRLAPSAPYRREAFGPAWTDAAGVAGSGDGCDTRNDLLARDLEVVTSVAVASCPEAVASGRFRSPYTGREIVFSRARGSTAVHIDHVVPLSYAWDMGAWGWRPSARVAFANDPANLVAVDAASNQAKSDREPGRWMPELRGFWCQYAIAFVTVSSGYRLPVDRRSAGVLASALGDC from the coding sequence ATGCGACTGCTACGTGACATCGAGCTGCAGATCCGGACGGCGCGACACAAACGGCGCGACGGCCGGATCCGGCTCACCGGGCGCCACTGGTCGGCGTTGATCGGCTTCGCGGCGACGGCTGTGATCGTGGCGGCCGGGCTCGGCTGGCACCAGACCGCCCCGCCCCCGGTCGATCCCACACGGGTGGCCCAGGCGCGGACGGCGCTCGCCGCGCTCGTCGTCGTCGAGCATCGGCTGGCGCCGAGCGCGCCGTACCGGCGGGAGGCGTTCGGGCCCGCGTGGACCGACGCCGCCGGCGTGGCCGGCTCGGGCGACGGGTGCGACACCCGCAACGACCTCCTTGCTCGGGATCTGGAGGTGGTGACGTCGGTGGCGGTCGCGTCGTGTCCGGAGGCAGTCGCCTCGGGGCGTTTCCGGAGTCCGTACACGGGCCGGGAGATCGTGTTCTCGCGGGCACGGGGCTCGACGGCCGTGCACATCGACCACGTCGTGCCGCTCTCGTACGCGTGGGACATGGGCGCCTGGGGGTGGCGCCCGTCGGCGCGGGTTGCCTTCGCCAACGATCCGGCGAACCTGGTGGCGGTGGATGCCGCGAGCAACCAGGCCAAGTCCGACCGGGAGCCGGGCCGCTGGATGCCCGAACTCCGCGGCTTCTGGTGCCAGTACGCGATCGCGTTCGTGACCGTCTCGTCCGGATATCGGCTGCCGGTGGATCGGCGCTCGGCCGGGGTGCTGGCCTCGGCGTTGGGCGATTGCTGA
- the rpmB gene encoding 50S ribosomal protein L28, which translates to MAAVCDICGKGPGFGKSVSHSHRRTNRRWNPNIQSVRVEVAPGNRKRKNVCTSCLKAGKTASV; encoded by the coding sequence ATGGCTGCCGTCTGTGACATCTGCGGCAAGGGCCCCGGCTTCGGCAAGTCGGTCTCGCACTCGCACCGTCGCACCAACCGCCGCTGGAACCCGAACATCCAGTCGGTTCGCGTCGAGGTCGCCCCGGGCAACCGCAAGCGCAAGAACGTCTGCACCTCGTGCCTGAAGGCCGGCAAGACCGCCTCGGTCTGA
- a CDS encoding thiamine-phosphate kinase: MQHPREPATDSGRTVGEVGERALIKLFTHAADQRSGPGIDDPDVVIGSGDDAAVLRGRGAVVVSTDTAVAGRHFRFDWSEPEQIGARAVVQSAADVAAMGGVLDGIVVSLGCPPQTSVARLLALNEGLVEQTHRLGGRVLGGDLVSSPTVILTVTSLGSLAGVEPVTLSGARPGDVLAVSGPLGAAAAGLAVLSAIEYGADNALAQRFSSLVAAYRLPQPDLSQGPRAARAGAHAMTDVSDGLVEEIITVADASGLAVDVVSATVPRAPQLDECAAELGVDPIRWALTGGEDHQLLGAFAPADVPDGWTEIGTCRAGGTGATVDGAAASGLHGWQSFSET; encoded by the coding sequence GTGCAGCACCCACGCGAGCCCGCCACCGACAGCGGCCGCACCGTCGGCGAGGTCGGCGAACGCGCGCTGATCAAGTTGTTCACCCACGCCGCAGACCAGCGGTCCGGCCCGGGCATCGACGACCCGGACGTGGTGATCGGGTCGGGCGACGACGCCGCCGTCCTGCGCGGGCGCGGCGCGGTGGTGGTGAGCACCGACACCGCCGTCGCGGGCCGCCACTTCCGGTTCGACTGGTCGGAGCCCGAGCAGATCGGGGCCCGCGCGGTGGTGCAGAGCGCGGCCGACGTCGCGGCGATGGGCGGGGTGCTCGACGGGATCGTCGTCTCCCTCGGATGCCCGCCGCAGACTTCCGTCGCGCGCCTGCTCGCCCTGAACGAGGGTCTCGTCGAGCAGACGCACCGACTCGGCGGGCGCGTACTCGGCGGCGATCTGGTGTCCTCGCCCACCGTGATCCTCACGGTCACCTCGCTCGGCTCCCTGGCCGGCGTGGAGCCGGTCACGCTGTCCGGCGCGCGGCCCGGCGACGTGCTGGCCGTGAGCGGTCCGCTCGGCGCCGCAGCCGCCGGCCTCGCCGTCCTCTCAGCGATCGAGTACGGTGCGGATAACGCTCTGGCACAACGGTTTTCCTCGCTGGTCGCGGCGTACAGGCTGCCCCAGCCGGACCTGTCGCAAGGGCCCCGCGCGGCGCGGGCGGGCGCGCACGCCATGACCGACGTCTCCGACGGTCTCGTCGAGGAGATCATCACCGTCGCGGACGCCTCCGGATTGGCCGTCGACGTCGTCTCCGCCACCGTGCCCCGCGCCCCGCAGCTCGACGAGTGCGCCGCCGAGCTGGGCGTGGATCCGATCCGCTGGGCGCTCACCGGCGGCGAGGATCACCAGCTGCTGGGCGCGTTCGCACCCGCCGACGTCCCGGACGGCTGGACCGAGATCGGCACGTGCCGGGCCGGTGGGACCGGCGCCACGGTCGACGGCGCTGCGGCGAGCGGACTGCACGGCTGGCAGTCGTTCAGCGAGACCTGA